A window of Notolabrus celidotus isolate fNotCel1 chromosome 11, fNotCel1.pri, whole genome shotgun sequence contains these coding sequences:
- the wnt5a gene encoding protein Wnt-5a isoform X2: MNLRLGCACRPVSWPFGTVLDSRHCVFALTLLTLLMQVVVEANSWWSLAMNPLLIPEAYIIGAQPLCSQLEGLSQGQKKLCQLYQDHMQFIGEGAKTGIRECQYQFRHRRWNCSTVDNSSVFGRVMQIGSRETAFTYAISAAGVVNAVSRACREGELSSCGCSRAARPKDLPRDWLWGGCGDNLIYGYRFSKEFVDAREREKSYPKGSYESARLLMNIHNNEAGRRTVSDLAHVSCKCHGVSGSCSLKTCWLQLADFRKVGDLLKEKYDSAVAMKLNTRGKMVQMHSKFNPPTSHDLVYIESSPDYCLKNQSTGSLGTVGRLCNKTSEGMDGCELMCCGRGYDQYKAQIVERCHCKFHWCCYVKCKRCTKIVDQFVCK; encoded by the exons ATGAACCTGAGGCTGGGCTGTGCGTGTCGGCCGGTTAGCTGGCCCTTTGGCACCGTGTTGGACTCCAGACATTGTGTGTTTGCCCTCACACTCCTCACACTCCTGATGCAGGTGGTTGTGGAGGCCAACTCGTGGTG gtctctGGCCATGAACCCTTTACTGATCCCTGAGGCCTACATCATTGGTGCCCAGCCTCTGTGCAGCCAGCTGGAGGGCCTGTCACAGGGCCAGAAGAAGCTGTGCCAGCTCTACCAGGACCACATGCAGTTCATCGGTGAGGGTGCCAAGACCGGCATCAGAGAGTGCCAGTACCAGTTCAGACACCGGCGCTGGAACTGCAGCACGGTGGACAACTCCTCTGTGTTTGGACGGGTCATGCAAATAG GCAGCCGAGAAACGGCGTTCACTTATGCCATCAGCGCAGCAGGGGTGGTAAACGCGGTGAGCCGTGCCTGTAGAGAGGGGGAGCTCTCCAGCTGTGGGTGCAGCCGCGCAGCACGCCCCAAGGACCTGCCGCGAGACTGGCTGTGGGGTGGCTGTGGAGACAACCTCATCTATGGCTACAGGTTCTCCAAGGAGTTCGTGGATGCACGCGAGAGGGAGAAGAGCTACCCGAAGGGCTCGTATGAGAGCGCACGGCTGCTGATGAATATTCACAATAACGAGGCAGGAAGGAGG ACGGTGTCCGACCTTGCCCACGTGTCTTGCAAGTGCCACGGGGTGTCAGgctcctgcagcctgaagaCCTGCTGGCTGCAGCTGGCAGACTTCCGCAAGGTGGGCGACTTGCTGAAGGAAAAGTACGACAGCGCTGTCGCCATGAAGCTCAACACACGTGGGAAGATGGTGCAGATGCACAGCAAGTTCAACCCCCCCACCAGCCACGACCTGGTGTACATCGAGTCCAGTCCAGACTACTGTCTGAAGAACCAAAGCACTGGCTCCCTGGGCACAGTGGGGCGCCTTTGCAACAAGACCTCAGAGGGCATGGATGGGTGTGAGTTGATGTGCTGTGGCCGCGGCTACGACCAGTACAAAGCCCAGATAGTGGAGCGCTGCCACTGCAAGTTCCACTGGTGCTGCTACGTCAAGTGCAAGCGCTGCACCAAAATCGTAGACCAATTCGTCTGCAAGTGA
- the wnt5a gene encoding protein Wnt-5a isoform X1, translated as MQEKSISGSMNLRLGCACRPVSWPFGTVLDSRHCVFALTLLTLLMQVVVEANSWWSLAMNPLLIPEAYIIGAQPLCSQLEGLSQGQKKLCQLYQDHMQFIGEGAKTGIRECQYQFRHRRWNCSTVDNSSVFGRVMQIGSRETAFTYAISAAGVVNAVSRACREGELSSCGCSRAARPKDLPRDWLWGGCGDNLIYGYRFSKEFVDAREREKSYPKGSYESARLLMNIHNNEAGRRTVSDLAHVSCKCHGVSGSCSLKTCWLQLADFRKVGDLLKEKYDSAVAMKLNTRGKMVQMHSKFNPPTSHDLVYIESSPDYCLKNQSTGSLGTVGRLCNKTSEGMDGCELMCCGRGYDQYKAQIVERCHCKFHWCCYVKCKRCTKIVDQFVCK; from the exons ATGCAGGAGAAAAGT ATCAGCGGCAGTATGAACCTGAGGCTGGGCTGTGCGTGTCGGCCGGTTAGCTGGCCCTTTGGCACCGTGTTGGACTCCAGACATTGTGTGTTTGCCCTCACACTCCTCACACTCCTGATGCAGGTGGTTGTGGAGGCCAACTCGTGGTG gtctctGGCCATGAACCCTTTACTGATCCCTGAGGCCTACATCATTGGTGCCCAGCCTCTGTGCAGCCAGCTGGAGGGCCTGTCACAGGGCCAGAAGAAGCTGTGCCAGCTCTACCAGGACCACATGCAGTTCATCGGTGAGGGTGCCAAGACCGGCATCAGAGAGTGCCAGTACCAGTTCAGACACCGGCGCTGGAACTGCAGCACGGTGGACAACTCCTCTGTGTTTGGACGGGTCATGCAAATAG GCAGCCGAGAAACGGCGTTCACTTATGCCATCAGCGCAGCAGGGGTGGTAAACGCGGTGAGCCGTGCCTGTAGAGAGGGGGAGCTCTCCAGCTGTGGGTGCAGCCGCGCAGCACGCCCCAAGGACCTGCCGCGAGACTGGCTGTGGGGTGGCTGTGGAGACAACCTCATCTATGGCTACAGGTTCTCCAAGGAGTTCGTGGATGCACGCGAGAGGGAGAAGAGCTACCCGAAGGGCTCGTATGAGAGCGCACGGCTGCTGATGAATATTCACAATAACGAGGCAGGAAGGAGG ACGGTGTCCGACCTTGCCCACGTGTCTTGCAAGTGCCACGGGGTGTCAGgctcctgcagcctgaagaCCTGCTGGCTGCAGCTGGCAGACTTCCGCAAGGTGGGCGACTTGCTGAAGGAAAAGTACGACAGCGCTGTCGCCATGAAGCTCAACACACGTGGGAAGATGGTGCAGATGCACAGCAAGTTCAACCCCCCCACCAGCCACGACCTGGTGTACATCGAGTCCAGTCCAGACTACTGTCTGAAGAACCAAAGCACTGGCTCCCTGGGCACAGTGGGGCGCCTTTGCAACAAGACCTCAGAGGGCATGGATGGGTGTGAGTTGATGTGCTGTGGCCGCGGCTACGACCAGTACAAAGCCCAGATAGTGGAGCGCTGCCACTGCAAGTTCCACTGGTGCTGCTACGTCAAGTGCAAGCGCTGCACCAAAATCGTAGACCAATTCGTCTGCAAGTGA